A DNA window from Turicibacter sp. TJ11 contains the following coding sequences:
- the der gene encoding ribosome biogenesis GTPase Der has product MVLPVVAIVGRPNVGKSTIFNRIIGSRVSIVEDEPGITRDRIYSSGEWLTRKFNVIDTGGIEIGDEPFMKQIKHQAEIAMDEADVIVFVTNARDGITQADQEVANMLYKTNKPVVLVVNKVDDVNFKEQIYEFYSLGLGDPIATSAVHGIGFGDMLDQIVLNMPEKKGMEYDEDVTKFCLIGRPNVGKSSLTNAILGEERVIVSDIAGTTRDAIDTEFTKDGQKYVVIDTAGMRKRGKVYETTEKYSVLRALSAIDRSDVCLIVIDAAKGLIEQDKRVAGYAHEAGKAVVIVVNKWDAIEKTDKTMKEWEDLIRTDMAFLDYAPIVFLSALTKRRLHTLFEPLNLAAENHKKRVVTHVLNDVIMDAVAMNPTPTHNGQRLRVYYATQVSTQPPTFVIFVNDPELLHFSYKRYLENCLRQAFGFEGTPIHIIARNRD; this is encoded by the coding sequence ATGGTATTACCAGTAGTAGCAATCGTTGGACGACCAAACGTTGGTAAGTCTACAATTTTTAATCGTATTATCGGATCGCGCGTGTCAATTGTTGAGGATGAACCAGGAATTACACGTGATCGTATTTACAGTAGTGGAGAATGGTTAACACGTAAATTTAATGTGATTGATACAGGTGGAATCGAAATTGGTGATGAGCCATTCATGAAACAAATTAAACATCAAGCAGAAATTGCAATGGATGAAGCAGATGTGATTGTATTTGTCACTAATGCACGTGATGGAATTACTCAAGCGGATCAAGAAGTTGCAAATATGTTATATAAAACAAATAAACCAGTTGTTTTAGTGGTTAATAAAGTAGATGATGTGAACTTTAAAGAGCAAATCTATGAGTTTTATTCATTAGGTTTAGGTGATCCAATTGCAACATCAGCGGTGCATGGTATTGGATTTGGAGATATGTTAGATCAAATCGTGTTAAACATGCCTGAGAAAAAGGGAATGGAATATGATGAAGATGTAACAAAATTCTGTTTAATTGGACGACCAAATGTTGGTAAGTCATCGTTAACAAATGCTATTTTAGGTGAAGAACGTGTCATCGTTAGTGATATCGCAGGAACAACACGCGATGCAATCGATACAGAGTTTACAAAAGATGGACAAAAATATGTTGTCATCGATACGGCCGGAATGCGTAAACGTGGTAAGGTGTATGAAACAACTGAAAAGTATAGTGTTCTTCGTGCTTTAAGTGCGATTGATCGTAGTGACGTGTGTTTAATTGTTATTGATGCTGCCAAAGGATTAATCGAGCAAGATAAGCGTGTCGCAGGATATGCTCACGAAGCTGGAAAAGCGGTTGTTATTGTGGTTAACAAATGGGATGCTATTGAAAAAACAGACAAAACAATGAAAGAATGGGAAGACTTAATTCGTACGGATATGGCGTTCTTAGATTATGCACCAATTGTTTTCTTATCTGCCTTAACAAAACGCCGTTTACATACATTATTTGAACCGTTAAATTTAGCAGCAGAAAATCATAAGAAACGAGTAGTCACTCACGTCTTAAATGATGTCATTATGGATGCAGTAGCAATGAATCCGACACCAACTCATAATGGACAACGTTTACGTGTTTATTACGCAACACAAGTTTCAACACAACCACCAACATTTGTTATCTTTGTTAATGATCCAGAATTATTACACTTCTCATACAAACGTTACTTAGAAAACTGTTTACGTCAAGCCTTTGGATTTGAGGGAACACCAATTCATATTATTGCAAGAAACCGTGATTAA
- a CDS encoding S1 RNA-binding domain-containing protein: MKHFDGINHEEMTMGDVLAMENFDLPSVNDVIEGEVVRVTNQEVTIDIQGATEGTIYLNELSLEKVESAKDIVKIGDKIKAMVKKVDDEQILLSRRALLEYERFQELKEAFEKGEKLEATVERAVKGGLIVNIGMEAFLPANMIDVKYVSDLESFVGQTIEVQIVELNVRNKKIKVSRKMVVAEQLKVARDEQFSTLAVGDLVEGTVVRIEKYGAFVRFGALEGLVHISEISHLPVAKVEDALTVGQTVKAKVIKVEGTKLQLSIKAVLPTPFEVFVSTHQVGDVLEGEVVRLMDFGAFVEVAQGVEGLVHLSELSWDHKAKLEDIVSEGKRVSVRLLAIDHENRRLALSIKKVEDDPWVVFPHQVGDVVKGSITTITDLGAFIKVAPYIEGLCHYTEASWNPNVSLASLVNVGDEVEVKIISLDAKKHRLGLSLRQVKSNPWKELSIKAGDVITGTVQSANDKGAFIAINEDVVGFLPMNQIVEKRITRVEDALSIGQEVDVKVMRFEPNQFKLELSIRRIKEDAEREEYNKYMQQQEQVENETLGDLFGEALKNLL; this comes from the coding sequence ATGAAACATTTTGATGGGATTAACCACGAAGAAATGACAATGGGTGATGTCTTAGCAATGGAAAACTTTGATTTACCATCTGTTAATGATGTCATCGAAGGTGAAGTTGTTCGTGTAACCAATCAAGAGGTAACGATTGATATTCAAGGTGCAACGGAAGGAACCATTTATTTAAATGAATTATCCTTAGAAAAGGTTGAATCAGCGAAAGACATCGTTAAAATTGGAGATAAAATTAAAGCGATGGTTAAAAAAGTAGATGATGAGCAAATCTTATTATCTCGTCGTGCTTTACTTGAATATGAACGATTCCAAGAATTAAAAGAGGCTTTTGAAAAAGGGGAAAAATTAGAAGCAACTGTTGAACGTGCTGTTAAAGGTGGTTTAATTGTTAACATCGGAATGGAAGCTTTCTTACCAGCTAACATGATTGATGTTAAATATGTTTCGGATTTAGAATCGTTCGTGGGTCAAACGATCGAAGTTCAAATCGTAGAGCTTAATGTACGTAATAAAAAGATTAAAGTTTCTCGTAAAATGGTTGTAGCTGAACAATTAAAAGTTGCACGTGATGAGCAATTTTCAACGTTAGCAGTTGGTGATTTAGTAGAAGGAACGGTAGTTCGTATTGAAAAATATGGGGCATTTGTTCGCTTTGGAGCTTTAGAAGGGTTAGTTCATATCTCTGAAATTTCTCATTTACCGGTTGCGAAAGTAGAGGATGCTTTAACGGTTGGTCAAACGGTAAAAGCAAAAGTGATTAAGGTTGAAGGTACTAAGCTACAGTTATCAATTAAAGCTGTTTTACCAACACCATTTGAAGTGTTCGTATCAACTCATCAAGTAGGGGATGTTCTTGAAGGTGAAGTTGTACGTTTAATGGACTTTGGGGCTTTTGTTGAGGTAGCTCAAGGTGTAGAAGGATTAGTTCATCTTTCAGAATTATCTTGGGATCATAAAGCGAAGCTTGAAGATATCGTTTCTGAAGGAAAACGTGTTTCTGTGCGTCTTTTAGCGATAGATCATGAAAATCGACGATTAGCGTTATCAATTAAAAAAGTAGAAGATGATCCATGGGTTGTTTTCCCACATCAAGTTGGTGATGTTGTTAAAGGATCAATTACAACCATCACTGATTTAGGGGCATTTATTAAAGTGGCGCCATATATTGAAGGATTATGTCATTATACAGAAGCGTCATGGAATCCTAATGTCTCATTAGCTTCGTTAGTTAATGTAGGAGATGAAGTAGAGGTTAAAATCATCTCATTAGATGCTAAAAAACATCGTTTAGGTTTATCATTACGTCAAGTAAAATCAAATCCTTGGAAAGAATTATCAATTAAAGCTGGTGATGTTATAACTGGAACAGTACAATCAGCTAACGATAAAGGTGCGTTTATTGCAATCAATGAAGATGTAGTTGGTTTCTTACCAATGAATCAAATTGTTGAAAAACGTATCACTCGTGTTGAAGATGCTTTATCAATCGGACAAGAGGTAGACGTTAAAGTGATGCGTTTTGAACCAAACCAATTTAAATTAGAATTAAGTATTCGTCGTATTAAAGAAGATGCAGAACGCGAAGAATATAATAAATACATGCAACAACAAGAACAAGTAGAAAATGAAACATTAGGGGATTTATTTGGAGAGGCTTTAAAAAACTTACTATAA
- a CDS encoding ferredoxin has product MAKFTIVSKDECIACGACGAVAPDVFGYDDEGYAENVFSGDNNTGTVEIEASLEADVMDAAEGCPTEAIKVQDSPFN; this is encoded by the coding sequence ATGGCAAAATTCACAATTGTTTCAAAAGATGAGTGCATCGCTTGTGGTGCATGTGGTGCTGTAGCTCCAGATGTATTTGGTTATGACGATGAAGGATACGCAGAAAACGTATTCTCAGGAGATAACAACACTGGGACTGTTGAAATTGAAGCTAGCTTAGAAGCTGATGTTATGGACGCAGCAGAAGGTTGCCCAACTGAAGCAATCAAGGTTCAAGACTCACCTTTTAACTAA
- a CDS encoding NAD(P)H-dependent glycerol-3-phosphate dehydrogenase — protein MTKNITVIGAGSWGTALAQVLCDNKNNVTLYDLNQDVVNDINQNHQNSRFFADITLPSSLVATTNLKEALKEAQLILLSVPTKVMRDVLKSINQELDHQVMIINASKGIEPGTHKRVSEIVKEEIDPNYLEAFVALTGPSHAEEVIERAVTTVTCASTVAEKANIIQEMFNNQYFRVYRVDDLIGVEIGGSIKNVIALAAGIIAGLGYGDNAKAALITRGLVEIKRLGTAVGAKEETFSGLSGLGDLIVTCTSVHSRNWQAGYKIGSGSDLQEAIDSMTMVVEGVRTCQATYEMIQSLQIEMPIVETVYGVIFNKLDPRDAIAQLMMRDMKPEFY, from the coding sequence ATGACTAAGAATATAACCGTTATCGGTGCTGGAAGTTGGGGAACGGCGTTAGCACAAGTTTTATGTGATAATAAAAATAATGTGACGTTATATGATTTAAATCAAGATGTAGTAAATGATATTAATCAAAATCATCAAAATTCACGTTTTTTTGCTGACATAACGTTACCGTCATCATTAGTAGCGACAACAAATTTAAAAGAAGCGTTAAAAGAGGCGCAACTTATTTTACTTTCTGTTCCTACTAAAGTAATGCGCGATGTTTTAAAGTCAATCAATCAAGAGTTAGATCATCAAGTGATGATTATTAATGCTAGTAAAGGAATTGAACCTGGAACACATAAGCGTGTATCTGAAATTGTTAAAGAAGAAATTGATCCTAATTATTTAGAGGCATTTGTTGCATTAACAGGGCCATCTCATGCTGAAGAAGTGATTGAACGTGCTGTAACAACTGTGACATGTGCGTCAACGGTAGCAGAAAAAGCAAACATTATTCAAGAGATGTTTAATAATCAATATTTCCGTGTTTATCGTGTGGATGATTTAATCGGTGTTGAAATTGGTGGATCGATTAAAAATGTTATTGCGCTTGCAGCGGGTATTATTGCTGGACTGGGTTACGGTGATAATGCAAAGGCGGCATTAATCACACGTGGTCTTGTCGAAATTAAACGTTTAGGAACAGCAGTAGGTGCTAAAGAAGAAACGTTTAGTGGATTAAGTGGTTTAGGTGATTTAATTGTAACGTGTACATCTGTTCATAGCCGTAACTGGCAAGCTGGTTATAAAATCGGAAGTGGTTCAGATCTTCAAGAAGCCATTGATAGTATGACCATGGTTGTTGAAGGTGTTCGAACTTGCCAAGCAACGTATGAAATGATACAAAGCTTACAAATTGAAATGCCAATCGTCGAAACAGTTTATGGAGTTATTTTCAATAAATTAGATCCTCGTGATGCTATTGCACAATTAATGATGCGTGATATGAAACCTGAGTTCTATTAA
- the cmk gene encoding (d)CMP kinase yields MVRSKVIAIDGPAAAGKSTIAQKVAQMLGYIYIDTGAMYRAVTLKALNNNISVEDEETIAKMLENTTIRLTNDKKVFLDGEDVTEDIRQPIVSQNVSAVSAHKFVRDELKRRQIEYAKTDNVVMDGRDIGTNVLPDADYKIFMTASVEVRAQRRYDENLKRNIPCDLETLKRDIQTRDELDSTRKHSPLVKAEDAVVVDTSNLTIDEVIEVIINIVKGGEK; encoded by the coding sequence ATGGTTCGTTCTAAAGTAATCGCAATTGATGGACCAGCGGCAGCAGGAAAAAGTACAATTGCACAAAAAGTAGCTCAAATGTTAGGGTATATTTATATCGATACAGGTGCTATGTATCGAGCAGTAACATTAAAAGCATTAAATAATAATATTAGTGTTGAAGATGAAGAAACTATTGCAAAAATGCTTGAAAATACAACAATTCGTTTAACAAACGATAAGAAAGTATTTTTAGATGGAGAGGATGTCACTGAAGACATTCGTCAACCGATTGTTTCACAAAATGTCTCGGCTGTTTCAGCACATAAATTTGTACGTGATGAATTAAAGCGTCGTCAAATTGAATATGCAAAAACGGATAATGTCGTTATGGATGGTCGTGATATTGGAACAAATGTGTTACCAGACGCAGACTATAAAATCTTTATGACAGCTTCAGTAGAAGTTCGTGCACAACGTCGTTATGATGAAAATTTAAAACGAAATATCCCATGTGATCTAGAAACATTGAAGCGTGACATTCAAACGCGCGATGAATTAGATTCAACAAGAAAGCATTCACCATTAGTTAAAGCGGAAGATGCAGTAGTGGTAGATACTTCAAACTTAACAATTGATGAAGTCATAGAGGTTATTATAAATATTGTAAAAGGTGGGGAAAAATAA